A single genomic interval of Plantibacter sp. Leaf314 harbors:
- a CDS encoding HAD hydrolase-like protein, with translation MTDLYLASTTVSFHRSWSCVLFDLDGTIVDSAPGIISRMKTTLANVGAVVPSDESLLRWVGPPLLDSFRDFAGMDPLQSQLALTEYRRQVAIEGAEVGTAVFPGIAGLLARISEAGVPLGLATSKPESQANTILDHFGLSQYFTVVTGASEDEVRSSKADVIGEALRRLTAAGVDTSRTVLVGDRLHDIEGATAHGIPTILVEWGYGSPAEAADALAVVHSIDALSSLIIG, from the coding sequence GTGACCGACCTCTATCTCGCGAGCACGACCGTGTCCTTCCATCGCAGCTGGTCCTGTGTGCTGTTCGACCTCGACGGCACGATCGTGGACTCCGCCCCCGGCATCATCTCGCGCATGAAGACGACCCTGGCGAACGTCGGCGCCGTCGTGCCCTCCGACGAATCGCTGCTGCGCTGGGTCGGCCCACCACTCCTCGACTCCTTCCGCGACTTCGCCGGGATGGACCCGCTGCAGTCGCAGCTCGCCCTCACGGAGTACCGACGCCAGGTCGCCATCGAGGGCGCCGAGGTCGGGACCGCCGTGTTCCCCGGGATCGCCGGACTCCTCGCGCGCATCTCCGAGGCCGGCGTTCCGCTCGGTCTCGCCACGTCGAAGCCGGAGTCGCAGGCGAACACGATCCTCGACCACTTCGGCCTCAGCCAGTACTTCACCGTCGTCACGGGCGCCTCGGAGGACGAGGTCCGCAGCAGCAAGGCCGACGTCATCGGCGAGGCGCTGCGACGCCTCACGGCCGCCGGGGTCGACACCTCCCGGACCGTGCTCGTCGGCGACCGCCTCCACGACATCGAGGGCGCGACGGCGCACGGCATCCCGACCATCCTCGTGGAGTGGGGCTACGGCTCACCGGCTGAGGCGGCGGACGCCCTCGCCGTCGTGCACTCGATCGACGCGCTGTCGAGCCTCATCATCGGCTGA
- a CDS encoding sulfite oxidase-like oxidoreductase translates to MAVFTRGFGGRAREQDDRLPPGQFLTEDFPVLSAGPTPRIDTDEWEFQIRTEAGETHRWDWDALQALQQDDITRDIHCVTRWTKLGTSWQGVSLDTLFADVESSYDFVMAHSYGGYTTNIPLEDLLDGKAWIATGFNGEPLEAEHGGPARLLIPHLYFWKSAKWVRGLVMQQDDEPGFWEQNGYHAYGDPWLEQRYS, encoded by the coding sequence ATGGCGGTGTTCACGCGCGGTTTCGGAGGACGGGCACGGGAGCAGGACGACCGACTCCCACCCGGTCAGTTCCTCACCGAGGACTTCCCGGTCCTCTCCGCAGGCCCCACGCCGCGGATCGACACGGATGAGTGGGAGTTCCAGATCCGCACCGAGGCGGGCGAGACCCACCGCTGGGACTGGGACGCCCTCCAAGCCCTGCAGCAGGACGACATCACGCGCGACATCCACTGCGTGACCCGCTGGACGAAGCTCGGCACCAGTTGGCAGGGCGTCTCGCTCGACACCCTCTTCGCCGACGTCGAGAGCAGCTACGACTTCGTCATGGCGCACTCCTACGGCGGGTACACGACCAACATCCCGCTCGAGGACCTCCTGGACGGCAAGGCCTGGATCGCCACCGGCTTCAACGGCGAACCGCTCGAAGCCGAGCACGGCGGACCGGCCCGCCTCCTCATCCCGCACCTCTACTTCTGGAAGAGCGCGAAGTGGGTCCGCGGCCTCGTCATGCAGCAGGACGACGAACCGGGCTTCTGGGAGCAGAACGGGTATCACGCCTACGGTGATCCCTGGCTCGAGCAGCGCTACTCGTGA
- a CDS encoding ferredoxin reductase — translation MRRTGHVDVWKTATVVSATQLTPSGRSLVLDVPGWGGNLAGQHADVRLTAPDGYQAVRSYSIASADAGDRLEIAVDRVPDGEVSPFLVDAIEVGDQVEVRGPLGGWFVWRPEETEPVLLVGGGSGIVPLMAMVRAHEASGSTAPFRLVYSVRSPEDAFFAEELSAATGVEVTWIYTRRAPDGWPRPAGRLAAADLQALEAAGVEAPSVFACGPTGFVEAVADTLVTIGHDPARIKTERFGGA, via the coding sequence GTGAGGCGCACGGGTCATGTCGACGTCTGGAAGACGGCCACCGTGGTCTCGGCGACGCAGCTGACACCCTCGGGGCGGAGCCTCGTGCTCGACGTTCCGGGCTGGGGCGGCAACCTCGCCGGGCAGCACGCCGACGTCCGGCTCACCGCGCCCGACGGGTATCAGGCCGTGCGCTCGTATTCCATCGCCTCGGCCGACGCCGGCGACCGCCTCGAGATCGCCGTCGACCGCGTCCCCGACGGCGAGGTGTCGCCGTTCCTCGTCGACGCGATCGAGGTCGGCGACCAGGTCGAGGTCCGCGGGCCGCTCGGCGGCTGGTTCGTCTGGCGACCGGAGGAGACCGAGCCCGTCCTCCTCGTCGGCGGCGGATCGGGCATCGTGCCGCTCATGGCGATGGTGCGCGCCCACGAGGCGTCCGGGAGCACGGCCCCGTTCCGCCTCGTGTACTCGGTGCGCTCCCCCGAGGACGCCTTCTTCGCCGAGGAACTGTCTGCGGCAACCGGGGTCGAGGTCACCTGGATCTACACGCGGCGAGCGCCGGACGGCTGGCCGCGTCCCGCGGGGCGGTTGGCGGCGGCGGACCTGCAGGCCCTCGAGGCGGCCGGCGTTGAGGCACCGTCGGTGTTCGCGTGCGGCCCGACCGGCTTCGTCGAGGCTGTCGCGGACACCCTCGTCACGATCGGCCACGATCCCGCCCGCATCAAGACCGAGCGGTTCGGAGGGGCCTGA
- a CDS encoding DUF6510 family protein, with protein sequence MTTHLDGNVLAGTLSELTGTDPTDTMSQCLGCEDVAPLAAEFVFGTPDAWVLRCRHCDDVLLVVLHHGETTLVTLDGVRWWTELG encoded by the coding sequence ATGACCACCCATCTCGACGGCAACGTCCTCGCCGGCACCCTGTCCGAGCTGACCGGCACCGACCCGACCGACACCATGTCGCAATGCCTCGGGTGCGAGGACGTCGCCCCGCTCGCCGCGGAGTTCGTGTTCGGCACGCCTGACGCCTGGGTGCTGCGCTGCCGTCACTGCGACGACGTCCTCCTGGTCGTCCTCCATCACGGCGAGACCACGCTGGTCACCCTCGACGGCGTGCGGTGGTGGACCGAGCTCGGCTGA
- a CDS encoding alpha/beta fold hydrolase, translating to MNTNPASAGSATRHLHRPEGKIAYELQGEGPLVILVPGMGELRSSYRFLAPELAAAGYRVASTDLRGHGDSDTTFSSYGDVATASDIHALIRELGAPAVVVGNSLAAGAGVIVAAEHPEDVSALVLVGPFVRNPKAGAVMQALFRAMTAPLWVARVWKAYLPTLNAGRKPVDFDDYRDAVYTSLRRPAYGKAFSQTTRQTDHAPAEAVLSRVSAPTLVIMGDKDPDFSDPSAEAQWIGDTLSAEVVLVQDAGHYPQAQQPEVTSRAVLGFLQTALHRA from the coding sequence ATGAACACGAACCCGGCGTCCGCAGGATCCGCCACCCGCCACCTCCACCGCCCGGAGGGCAAGATCGCCTACGAGCTGCAGGGCGAAGGCCCGCTCGTCATCCTCGTCCCCGGCATGGGCGAGCTCCGCTCCTCCTACCGCTTCCTCGCACCCGAGCTCGCCGCCGCCGGCTACCGGGTCGCATCCACCGACCTCCGCGGTCACGGCGACAGCGACACCACGTTCTCCAGCTACGGCGACGTCGCGACCGCCTCGGACATCCACGCCCTCATCCGCGAGCTCGGTGCACCGGCCGTCGTCGTCGGCAACTCCCTCGCGGCGGGAGCCGGCGTGATCGTCGCCGCGGAACACCCCGAGGACGTCAGCGCCCTCGTCCTCGTCGGGCCGTTCGTCCGCAACCCGAAGGCGGGCGCCGTCATGCAGGCGCTCTTCCGGGCGATGACCGCACCGCTCTGGGTGGCGCGGGTCTGGAAGGCCTACCTCCCCACGCTCAACGCCGGTCGCAAGCCGGTCGACTTCGACGACTACCGCGACGCCGTCTACACGAGCCTGCGCCGTCCCGCCTACGGCAAGGCGTTCTCGCAGACCACCAGGCAGACCGACCACGCCCCGGCTGAGGCGGTCCTCAGCCGCGTGAGCGCACCCACCCTCGTCATCATGGGCGACAAGGACCCCGACTTCTCCGACCCGTCGGCCGAGGCGCAGTGGATCGGCGACACCCTGAGCGCCGAGGTCGTCCTGGTCCAGGACGCCGGTCACTACCCGCAGGCGCAGCAGCCCGAGGTCACCTCCCGCGCCGTCCTCGGCTTCCTCCAGACGGCACTGCACCGTGCCTAG
- a CDS encoding TetR/AcrR family transcriptional regulator gives MPRAGLSRERVVSEAAVLADEVGLQSLTLAALAERLGVRQPSLYKHLDSLAGLRRSISLQAKAELGDVLRRAAVGRSGADAIHGMALAYRQWALDHPARYTAAQWIAGPDDEEDATASLDAIQVISDVLTAYELRGDDAIDAIRAFRSTLHGFVSLEAAGSFGLDRDLDRSFDRLVRGFTMTLERWAETADEE, from the coding sequence GTGCCTAGGGCGGGTCTCAGCCGGGAGCGGGTCGTCAGTGAGGCGGCGGTGCTCGCCGACGAGGTCGGCCTCCAGTCCCTGACGCTCGCCGCACTCGCCGAGCGACTCGGCGTCCGACAACCGTCGCTCTACAAGCACCTCGACTCCCTGGCCGGCCTGCGTCGCAGCATCTCGCTGCAGGCCAAGGCCGAGCTCGGCGACGTGCTGCGTCGTGCCGCGGTCGGCCGCTCGGGTGCGGACGCGATCCACGGCATGGCCCTGGCGTACCGGCAGTGGGCGCTCGACCACCCGGCGCGCTACACCGCCGCGCAGTGGATCGCGGGGCCGGACGACGAGGAGGACGCGACGGCATCGCTCGACGCCATCCAGGTCATCTCCGACGTCCTCACTGCCTACGAACTGCGCGGCGACGACGCCATCGACGCGATCCGCGCGTTCCGCTCCACGCTGCACGGCTTCGTCTCCCTCGAGGCCGCCGGCTCGTTCGGGCTCGACCGCGACCTCGACCGCAGCTTCGACCGACTCGTCCGCGGCTTCACGATGACGCTCGAACGCTGGGCGGAGACCGCCGACGAGGAGTGA
- a CDS encoding VOC family protein: MSCRISELVLDCRDPEALARFWCEVLDFVVLDRDEDGVEIGARDGFGGSQPTIILSRSDDPPQQKSRLHIDVSPTDGDQDAELTRLLALGARPADIGQTGDESWHVLADPEGNAFCLLRTRVNPV, translated from the coding sequence ATGTCATGTCGAATCAGTGAACTCGTCCTGGACTGCCGCGACCCGGAGGCGCTCGCCCGCTTCTGGTGCGAGGTGCTGGACTTCGTCGTGCTCGACCGCGATGAAGACGGCGTCGAGATCGGAGCGCGCGACGGCTTCGGTGGATCGCAGCCGACCATCATCCTCAGCCGGAGCGACGACCCGCCGCAGCAGAAGTCGCGGCTCCACATCGACGTCAGCCCGACCGACGGCGACCAGGACGCGGAACTCACCCGACTGCTCGCGCTCGGGGCGCGCCCGGCCGACATCGGGCAGACCGGCGACGAGTCCTGGCACGTGCTCGCCGATCCGGAGGGCAACGCCTTCTGCCTCCTGCGCACGCGCGTGAACCCGGTCTGA
- a CDS encoding ThiF family adenylyltransferase, translating to MSSTARYARQLALPGFGLAAQRRLADARVLIVGAGGLGSIVIPALAAAGVGAGDGAIHLVDDDEVELSNLHRQTVHSTGDIGRPKVDSAADRALAINTDATIVRHRLRLGPGEIMGLLADARIDLVIDGSDNFETRYLVDDAATLADVPLVWGAVSQYGGQAGLSWASRGPRYRDLFPHPPTDGSILSCEAGGVLPTTVGVIGSIMATEAIKVLTGVGTPSLGRVTMFDGLSGGFRELRYERDPAGARQVSLDEHLHRTPGGDAASAASAAPHAPRHAGRTVTAQQLAASDDGSVLLDVREPWEAEIARLPGSTLMPLGSLPETLHGLDPQTPVVVYCHHGIRSESALRLLLERGYAAVHLEGGIDAWSRLVDPTVPRY from the coding sequence ATGTCCTCGACCGCGCGGTACGCCAGGCAGCTCGCCCTCCCCGGCTTCGGTCTGGCGGCGCAGCGACGCCTGGCCGACGCCCGCGTCCTGATCGTCGGTGCCGGTGGCCTCGGCAGCATCGTGATCCCCGCCCTCGCCGCAGCCGGCGTCGGCGCCGGCGACGGTGCGATCCACCTCGTGGACGACGACGAGGTCGAGCTCAGCAACCTGCACCGGCAGACGGTCCACAGCACCGGCGACATCGGCCGTCCCAAGGTCGACTCCGCCGCGGACCGCGCGCTCGCCATCAACACCGACGCGACGATCGTCCGTCATCGACTCCGCCTCGGGCCGGGCGAGATCATGGGGCTCCTGGCGGACGCACGGATCGACCTCGTCATCGACGGCAGCGACAACTTCGAGACCAGGTACCTCGTCGACGACGCGGCCACCCTCGCCGACGTCCCGCTCGTCTGGGGTGCCGTGTCGCAGTACGGCGGGCAGGCAGGGCTCAGCTGGGCGAGCCGCGGCCCCCGCTACCGCGACCTCTTCCCCCACCCGCCGACCGACGGTTCGATCCTCTCCTGCGAAGCGGGCGGCGTCCTGCCCACCACGGTCGGTGTCATCGGCTCGATCATGGCGACCGAGGCGATCAAGGTCCTCACGGGCGTCGGGACGCCGTCGCTCGGGCGCGTGACGATGTTCGACGGTCTGAGCGGCGGCTTCCGCGAGCTCCGCTACGAGCGCGACCCGGCCGGCGCCCGGCAGGTGTCGCTCGACGAGCATCTGCATCGGACGCCGGGAGGGGATGCGGCGAGCGCGGCATCGGCAGCACCACACGCACCCCGGCACGCCGGCCGCACGGTCACCGCGCAGCAACTGGCCGCCAGCGACGACGGATCCGTCCTCCTCGACGTCCGGGAGCCCTGGGAGGCGGAGATCGCCCGCCTGCCCGGGTCGACGCTCATGCCGCTCGGCTCCCTCCCGGAGACACTCCACGGCCTCGACCCGCAGACACCGGTGGTCGTCTACTGCCACCACGGCATCCGCTCCGAGTCCGCGCTCCGGCTGCTGCTCGAACGCGGTTACGCGGCCGTCCACCTCGAGGGCGGCATCGACGCCTGGTCGCGACTCGTCGACCCGACCGTCCCCCGGTACTGA
- the glp gene encoding gephyrin-like molybdotransferase Glp has translation MTTTPPPSRKRVEEHASDVAAVLGPVTSTGTESVLIDDAAGRVTAVAVTSPVELPLFRNSQMDGFAVRSADLTAGETRLRVVGEIAARPIEPAELQAGTSVRIMTGAVVPPGADVVVPVEESAVETAPDGTETVVLGAPRSGGERTSGLFVRERGSDVHAGDELLPAGIRLASRHLAVLAAAGITTVEVRRRARIAIVTTGAELVEPGETPTLGQTFDSNGTALAAAVVAVGAEVVRRARVVDDRDALLALLDELHGDADLILTSGGISMGDHEVVRDVLGPLDGWIGSVAMQPGGPQALGAYRGVPIIAFPGNPVSTQLSFEVFVAPVLRRAAGLPQAARGPAKLAVAVQSVPRKRQFLRGRRRDDGRVEPVAGPGSHLVAGLAASDVLLVIPEDVLALEAGDAVEAWTL, from the coding sequence ATGACGACGACGCCACCCCCGAGCCGGAAGCGGGTCGAGGAGCATGCCTCGGACGTCGCAGCCGTCCTCGGCCCTGTGACGAGCACCGGCACCGAATCCGTGCTGATCGACGACGCCGCTGGTCGGGTGACGGCCGTCGCCGTGACCTCCCCCGTCGAGCTGCCGCTGTTCCGCAACTCGCAGATGGACGGGTTCGCCGTGCGATCCGCGGACCTCACCGCTGGTGAGACGCGACTCCGGGTGGTCGGGGAGATCGCCGCACGGCCGATCGAACCGGCCGAGCTCCAGGCCGGCACCTCGGTGCGGATCATGACGGGGGCGGTGGTGCCGCCCGGCGCGGACGTCGTGGTGCCCGTCGAGGAGTCGGCGGTCGAGACCGCGCCCGACGGGACCGAGACCGTCGTCCTCGGGGCCCCGCGCTCCGGCGGCGAGCGCACGTCAGGGCTCTTCGTCCGCGAACGCGGCAGCGACGTCCACGCCGGTGACGAACTGCTCCCCGCCGGGATCCGTCTCGCCTCGCGTCACCTGGCCGTCCTGGCGGCCGCCGGCATCACGACGGTCGAGGTGCGGCGGCGGGCGCGCATCGCGATCGTCACCACCGGTGCGGAACTCGTCGAACCCGGCGAGACGCCCACGCTCGGCCAGACCTTCGACTCGAACGGGACCGCGTTGGCGGCCGCCGTCGTCGCGGTGGGAGCCGAGGTCGTCCGGCGGGCGCGGGTGGTCGACGACCGCGACGCCCTGCTCGCGCTCCTCGACGAGCTGCACGGCGACGCCGACCTCATCCTCACCTCCGGCGGCATCTCGATGGGCGACCACGAGGTCGTCCGCGACGTGCTCGGGCCGTTGGACGGCTGGATCGGATCGGTCGCGATGCAGCCCGGCGGGCCACAGGCGCTCGGCGCGTACCGTGGTGTCCCGATCATCGCGTTCCCCGGCAACCCGGTCAGCACGCAGCTCTCGTTCGAGGTCTTCGTCGCCCCGGTCCTGCGTCGTGCGGCCGGACTGCCGCAGGCGGCTCGCGGCCCGGCCAAGCTCGCCGTCGCGGTGCAGTCGGTGCCAAGGAAGCGACAGTTCCTCCGTGGACGCCGGCGCGACGACGGTCGTGTCGAACCCGTCGCCGGTCCCGGCTCGCACCTCGTCGCCGGTCTCGCCGCCTCCGATGTCCTCCTCGTGATCCCCGAGGACGTCCTCGCGCTCGAGGCCGGGGACGCTGTGGAAGCATGGACGCTATGA
- the moaCB gene encoding bifunctional molybdenum cofactor biosynthesis protein MoaC/MoaB, translated as MTGLTHLDDDGRARMVDVGDKATTKRVATATATFTTRPDVIALVQADGLPKADVIATARIAGIAGAKRTSELIPLCHQLALSSVSLDFAFTEDSIVITATAKTTGQTGVEMEALTAASIAGLTLHDMTKAVDPASVLGDIRLLEKSGGKRGDWTPDSQDSATVAVPTERVVRPGTAAVIVASTAGAAGTREDLTGPRISAWLADRGYAVDAVTVVSDADVHLAIAAALHAAPAVLITTGGTGLSPSDRTPEATRPHLDRELPGIAEAIRTLGSTKTPTAALSRGLAGVSGGTVVVNLPGSTGGVKDGLSVLDGLLDHLVAQIAGGGAHE; from the coding sequence ATGACCGGGCTCACGCACCTCGACGACGACGGCCGCGCACGGATGGTCGACGTGGGCGACAAGGCCACGACGAAGCGGGTCGCGACGGCGACGGCGACCTTCACCACGCGGCCGGACGTCATCGCACTCGTCCAGGCCGACGGGCTGCCGAAGGCGGACGTCATCGCGACCGCGCGCATCGCGGGCATCGCGGGAGCCAAGCGGACGAGCGAGCTCATCCCGCTCTGCCACCAGCTCGCGCTCTCCTCCGTGAGCCTCGACTTCGCCTTCACCGAGGACTCGATCGTGATCACGGCGACCGCGAAGACCACCGGGCAGACCGGGGTCGAGATGGAGGCCCTCACGGCTGCGTCGATCGCCGGCCTGACCCTCCACGACATGACGAAGGCCGTCGACCCCGCCTCGGTCCTCGGCGACATCCGCCTGCTGGAGAAGTCCGGCGGCAAGCGCGGGGACTGGACGCCCGACTCGCAGGACTCGGCAACGGTCGCGGTGCCGACGGAGCGAGTGGTCCGTCCGGGGACTGCAGCCGTCATCGTCGCCTCAACCGCCGGCGCAGCGGGCACGCGTGAGGACCTCACGGGGCCGCGCATCTCGGCTTGGCTCGCTGATCGCGGGTACGCGGTCGACGCGGTGACGGTCGTGTCAGACGCGGACGTGCACCTTGCGATCGCGGCGGCGCTGCATGCTGCGCCCGCGGTGCTCATCACGACGGGCGGCACCGGCCTTTCGCCGAGCGACCGCACCCCGGAGGCGACCCGGCCGCACCTCGACCGCGAGCTGCCCGGCATCGCGGAGGCGATCCGTACGCTCGGGTCGACCAAGACCCCGACCGCGGCGCTCAGCCGCGGGCTCGCCGGGGTGTCCGGCGGCACCGTCGTGGTGAACCTGCCCGGGTCGACCGGCGGCGTGAAGGACGGACTCAGCGTCCTCGACGGCCTGCTCGACCACCTCGTCGCCCAGATCGCCGGAGGTGGCGCGCATGAGTGA
- a CDS encoding molybdenum cofactor biosynthesis protein MoaE: MSESTVPEVLALISESPLDAHAIEDFVAAPANGALVAFRGIVRDHDHGEAVDALDYRAHPDAQRFLEDCCRTVAAETGLRVAAAHRVGSLVVGDLALVAAVAAAHRAEAFAACERLVEEIKRTVPIWKRQHLADGETEWVGL, from the coding sequence ATGAGTGAGTCGACGGTTCCCGAGGTCCTCGCCCTCATCTCCGAGTCACCTCTCGACGCGCATGCGATCGAGGACTTCGTGGCGGCGCCCGCCAACGGCGCACTCGTCGCCTTCCGGGGGATCGTCCGCGACCACGATCACGGCGAGGCGGTCGACGCCCTCGACTACCGGGCGCACCCGGACGCCCAGCGGTTCCTGGAGGACTGCTGCCGCACCGTCGCCGCGGAGACCGGTCTGCGGGTGGCCGCCGCGCACCGGGTCGGTTCCCTCGTCGTGGGTGACCTGGCGCTCGTCGCCGCCGTCGCGGCCGCCCACCGTGCCGAGGCTTTCGCCGCGTGTGAGCGCCTCGTCGAGGAGATCAAGCGCACCGTCCCCATCTGGAAGCGTCAGCACCTCGCAGACGGCGAGACGGAGTGGGTCGGTCTGTAG
- a CDS encoding dihydrofolate reductase family protein — protein MTREHSWRGCVFIGVSLDGFIAGPDGDLDWLTGLAPRDHTADAPGEHPALVWETFFPDVDTLVMGRTTYETVRGFDEWPFEGKRVVVLSTTLEAGDDRIAIAGSLDDAVALLDEAGAGRVYIDGGRTIQAFLGAGLVDELTVSVAPVLIGSGARLFGDLDADVLLRLRGTHATPEDGLVRITYDVLAKDA, from the coding sequence ATGACTCGTGAACATTCCTGGCGCGGCTGCGTCTTCATCGGCGTGAGCCTGGACGGATTCATCGCGGGGCCCGACGGCGACCTCGACTGGCTCACCGGACTCGCGCCGCGAGACCACACCGCGGATGCGCCGGGGGAGCACCCGGCACTCGTCTGGGAGACGTTCTTCCCGGACGTCGACACCCTGGTGATGGGTCGGACCACCTACGAGACCGTCCGCGGCTTCGACGAGTGGCCGTTCGAGGGCAAGCGGGTCGTCGTGTTGAGTACCACGCTGGAAGCCGGGGACGACCGCATCGCGATCGCCGGGTCGCTCGACGATGCCGTGGCTTTGCTCGACGAGGCCGGAGCCGGGCGTGTCTACATCGACGGTGGCAGGACGATCCAGGCGTTCCTGGGCGCCGGCCTCGTTGACGAGCTGACGGTGTCGGTCGCCCCGGTCCTCATCGGTTCCGGCGCACGCCTCTTCGGCGACCTCGACGCCGACGTCCTCCTGCGGCTCCGAGGCACCCACGCGACGCCCGAGGACGGGCTCGTGCGCATCACCTACGACGTGCTGGCAAAGGACGCCTAG